The Plasmodium yoelii strain 17X genome assembly, chromosome: 8 genome includes a region encoding these proteins:
- a CDS encoding zinc finger protein, putative, whose translation MNNVRNKYKLSNEKKEKYNDVENMCNNIKEMNYESCDPYNEDMNNEKESNNVNRNAKFNKEKRNIKVSEYSNKNKSIYNDKSIYNDKNIYNSNGRYKSYPDHDYVEKGNINNNDSNKNYVNKTDRMENNRFTNKNDGYNDKKKYIYNSRFYNMNNKEKYYSNKNKEENRHITNSYRRNNYHNRNSYQNNFNHNFNHNFNHNFNHNLDIDIDKQASKSIRYRNSEYGNYYNKKNDKENDKNDKKNDNTDNHFSNRSKNKTLEKNNNFSLSNNYENIKSEEHFNLKNSDINFGDNYEYNKYKIQLNSPDNMEQNNNFRNECNDTSQKNYEKYQNSENNENYKNESSKQISRENSETFKTPNKESYEIIENINENISPDLNKDKNGNTNEDLKKLKREEEKKKVKNWKPEEQTLLEEGLRIYKDLKNSPHKWEKVSQIVKTKNADECLKRFLYCRFVVMKEKEKIEKEKVEKEKMEKEKVEKEKMEKEKMEKEKMEKEKMENKIEENDELDQDIDSDDMDINNNINVKGKNILLKNVYMKNISLYKAVLLKFQLVCTRCCNTFDVTITSKDQPQLVCNCTNCSSNAIIEVYRNICFLGNSCICVLKFNQCSLMDLLAGDYSINCEGCGRKTLVKNVSSGKEICINCQNCFIKLEFRYEEFTFDETFTANDAAIKKIDDMINKLFTSKTNKKKIVTPQSNNLKIEKTKNVVKINNIEVKDGACKHYKKSHKLFKFPCCNKIFPCPTCHNLNSNHEYVLARRVICGYCYREFDDDDVCICQKDKKPKKGGNFWEGGKGCRNAITLSKNDSKKYKLLNRQTVQKKKK comes from the exons atgaataatgttagaaataagtataaattaagtaatgaaaaaaaagaaaaatacaaTGATGTTGAAAATATGTGtaacaatataaaagaaatgaaTTATGAATCTTGTGACCCATACAATGAAGATATGAACAATGAAAAGGAGAGCAACAATGTTAATAGAAATGCTAAATTTAACAAAGAGAAACGAAATATAAAAGTTAGCGAATATagcaataaaaataaaagcatatataatgataaaagcatatataatgataaaaacatatataatagcAATGGTAGATATAAAAGCTATCCAGATCATGATTATGTTGAAAAGGGTAATATTAACAATAAtgatagtaataaaaattatgtaaataaaaCGGATAGAATGGAAAATAATCgttttacaaataaaaatgatggatataatgataaaaaaaagtatatctataatagccgattttataatatgaataataaggaaaaatattatagtaataaaaataaagaagaaaataggCATATAACAAATTCCTATAGAAgaaataattatcataatagAAATTcatatcaaaataattttaatcataattttaatcataactttaatcataattttaatcataATCTAGACATAGATATTGATAAGCAAGCTAGTAAAAGTATACGATATAGAAATAGTGAATATggtaattattataataaaaaaaatgataaagagaatgataaaaatgataaaaaaaatgacaataCAGATAACCATTTTAGTAACAGATCTAAAAATAAGACacttgaaaaaaataacaatttttcattatcaaataattatgaaaatataaaatcagAAGAACAtttcaatttaaaaaatagtgatataaattttggtgataattatgaatataataaatataaaatacaatTAAATTCTCCTGATAATAtggaacaaaataataattttagaaacGAATGTAATGACACAtcccaaaaaaattatgaaaaatatcaGAATTCTGAAAATAACGAAaactataaaaatgaatcatCTAAACAAATTTCAAGGGAAAATAGCGAAACTTTCAAAACCCCAAATAAAGAATCTTACgaaataatagaaaatatcaatgaaaatatatcaccagatttaaataaagataagaATGGTAATACAAAtgaagatttaaaaaaattaaaaagagaagaagagaaaaaaaaagtaaagaaTTGGAAACCAGAAGAACAAACTTTACTCGAAGAAGGGTTAAGAATTTataaagatttaaaaaattcaccACACAAATGGGAAAAAGTTAGTCAAATTGTAAAAACCAAAAATGCAGACGAATGTTTGAAACGTTTTCTATATTGCAGATTTGTTGTTatgaaagaaaaagaaaaaattgaaaaggAAAAGGTGGAAAAAGAAAAGATGGAAAAGGAAAAGGTGGAAAAAGAAAAGATGGAAAAGGAAAAGATGGAAAAAGAAAAGATGGAAAAAGAAAAgatggaaaataaaattgaagaaAACGATGAACTTGACCAAGATATAGATAGTGATGATatggatataaataataatataaatgtaaaagggaaaaatatattattgaaaaatgtttatatgaaaaatatatcattatataaGGCAGTTTTATTAAA ATTTCAATTAGTTTGTACACGATGTTGTAATACATTTGATGTCACTATAACGAGCAAAGACCAACCACAATTag TGTGTAATTGCACCAATTGTAGTAGTAATGCAATTATTGAAGTTTACagaaatatttgttttttggGAAATAGCTGCATTTGCGTATTAAAATTTAATCAGTGTTCATTGATG GACTTGTTAGCGGGAGACTATAGCATAAATTGTGAAGGGTGTGGAAGAAAAACTCTCGTAAAAAATGTATCATCTG GCAAAGAGATATGTATAAATTGTCaaaattgttttataaaaCTGGAATTTCGATATGAAGAATTTACATTTGATGAAACTTTTACTGCAAATGATGCCGcaataaaaaa AATTGATGATATGATAAATAAGTTATTTACGAGTAaaactaataaaaaaaaaatagttacaCCCCAATcaaacaatttaaaaattgagaaaacaaaaaatgttgtaaaaataaataatatcgaAGTGAAAGATGGTGCTTGTAAGCATTATAAAAAATCACATAAATTGTTTAAATTCCCATGTTGTAACAAG atatTTCCATGTCCAACATGTCATAATTTAAATAGTAACCACGAATATGTTCTTGCAAGAAGAGTTATATGTGGATATTGTTATCGGGAATTTGACGATGATGATGTGTGCATATGTCAAAAGGATAAAAAACCGAAAAAGGGTGGAAACTTTTGGGAG ggGGGTAAAGGATGCCGAAATGCAATAACGCTAAGTAAAAATGATTCGAAAAAGTATAAGCTTTTAAATAGACAAACcgtacaaaaaaaaaaaaagtaa
- a CDS encoding diacylglycerol kinase, putative, producing MENFAYIDKNVYINIFMLILKKLKEYLLGVGIFKLFFCLFIILLSIIFAKRSKKKKKKINVYLQLNRNNTKNNELVINDDKTLYNDEEKTNNHNKEEKEIENEAYHITHSSHIFDLKVISTTELCNVCNDNIYAFIFNKKNIFECVICKNKCHIECAPNSNLMSCKNSVFFKNKHKFIKIKNTLWNGKCDICNQNFSYFLFSLYGIKYIYKCMWCNKYFHGKCINKKICKKIYKKINNNNNDTNTKNGDLICAYGNNQYILYPYEISVKENYLLYFLIQSYQKINKAQIKKDDILLSYNETQSENYTCEDELVIEKEIDKFSIQMFENDKNRELIYFNYLNNAKKYQSLINSQIIKNDNNNNNSPIIDKQNHTIHINTLLNFLPIHVPIYEINTTNKFLLIFVNVRSGGQTGKNLYRELLMHFNPLQIINIENESSVINTLNMYKEMLYQKKVIIFLCGGDGTISIFIDTLIKFFYNNTPFNIYEENENFPKKKIQKKKIFHITENSNKISNKAITFFNKYIMAASKVALKKSGNNTSKIMLNKERDETKSDFINNSSDTKKSISLLENDEIYSLIEDKHNMSNECDDKDDDNNVLLNNGTNIYSDLYKNYDDNSFINRGTKTEIDSNASLSNESISHMSPFPNSDSMCNSFRKNVNKKKYINLLENVNIYKDKKEKDDMYIDQTLNDSHINKSVVENCNNNDNGNNNYCGYISGYSNNFIDINKPWNNNQSYIYSCSLKHNKTDSNIIYHDYKENEIEYMPTETKLHNNNSSYYKENDIINSSIKYGNNSSDQVHSNYYRDDESSDTSESLYEEEKIQKKNNETKTKTKTKKWLRYISKESEKIHNKFIKKNINKIQERFNLNKSQPIESDNSLYKFHKNGKNKYKIINKKKHKQIDSINDNNSKTSNNKYTVKSYIENTPIGIMPLGTGNDLCISLGWGGSYINNISLYLNKIKHSKNKLVDVWNIKAYDLSNNIVLNNTFINYFDIGLISRLALHFDNIRKQFPHFFNSRLGNKILYGEIGFRDFCFNTYKYKLNKHIKLYCDGKRVKINHDLESICFINIPYILGGHNIWKDDNLQYCYYSDIEKGYYDENEKDKIKDNKKLTKKVTKLKKKNIHNKSTNAQIHTHDESCENCENLHTQSLENINNQRGISKSCLYKCCDKMKENIKHIDDENNTTDYSNIYKPHKLYLYKRKKNSQMYKKQQIDDKLIEVFGIKNIFHLVQVQLGLSGPVKLCQGHELFIKISKKFIQNNKMYFQYDGEPVFLKICKLHFTHKCQCLFLSPNSPIL from the exons atggaaaattttgcatatattgacaaaaatgtctatataaatatttttatgttaattttaaaaaaactaAAGGAATATTTATTAGGGGTAggcatttttaaattatttttttgtttatttataatactcTTAAGTATAATTTTTGCGAAAcgaagtaaaaaaaaaaaaaaaaaaattaatgtatatctCCAGTTAAATAGGAATAAtactaaaaataatgaattagTAATAAATGATGACAAGACATTATATAACGATgaagaaaaaacaaataatcaTAATAAAGAGGAAAAAGAAATAGAAAATGAAGCATATCACATAACCCACAGTTCACACATATTTGATCTAAAAGTTATAAGCACAACAGAATTATGTAATGTGtgcaatgataatatatatgcatttatttttaacaaaaaaaatatatttgaatgtgttatatgtaaaaataaatgccATATTGAATGTGCTCCAAATTCAAATTTAATGAGCTGTAAAAATTccgtattttttaaaaataagcataaatttataaaaatcaaaaataccTTATGGAACGGTAAATGTGACATTTGTAATCaaaatttttcttatttctTATTTTCTCTATAtggaataaaatatatatataaatgtatgtggtgtaataaatattttcatggaaaatgtataaataaaaaaatatgtaaaaaaatatataaaaaaataaataataataataatgacacTAACACAAAAAACGGTGACTTAATATGTGCTTATGGCAAtaatcaatatattttatacccCTATGAAATATCTGTTAAAGAaaattatctattatattttttaattcaatcatatcaaaaaataaataaagcaCAAATTAAAAAGGATGATATATTACTAAGTTATAATGAAACGCAATCAGAAAATTACACATGTGAAGATGAGTTGGTAATAGAAAAGGAGATAGACAAATTTTCAATTCAAATGTtcgaaaatgataaaaatagggaattaatatattttaattatctAAATAAtgctaaaaaatatcaaagtttaataaattcacaaatcataaaaaatgataataataataataacagcCCAATAATAGACAAACAAAACCATacaatacatataaatacacttttgaattttttacCTATACATGTACccatatatgaaataaatactACAAATAAATTTCTTCTAATATTTGTAAATGTAAGAAGTGGGGGTCAAACAGGAAAAAATTTGTACAGAGAATTATTAATGCATTTTAATCCactacaaataataaatatagaaaatgaatcAAGTGTTATAAATACCCTTAATATGTATAAAGAAATgttatatcaaaaaaaagttattatttttttatgtggTGGTGATGGAACTATAAGTATTTTTATCGATACTTTGATCAAGTTTTTTTACAACAATACtccttttaatatatatgaggaaaatgaaaattttccaaaaaaaaaaatacaaaaaaaaaaaatatttcatataaCTGAAAATTCTAATAAAATATCTAATAAAgctattacattttttaataaatatattatggcAGCTTCAAAAGTTGCTCTAAAAAAAAGTGGTAATAATACTTCAAAAATTATGTTAAATAAAGAAAGGGATGAAACAAAATCTGATTTTATCAATAATTCCTCTGatacaaaaaaatcaatatCACTTTTAGAAAACGACGAAATATATTCACTCATTGAAGACAAACATAATATGAGCAATGAATGTGATGATAaggatgatgataataatgtcCTATTAAATAACGGAACAAACATTTATAGTGAcctttataaaaattatgatgataATAGTTTTATTAATAGAGGCACAAAAACTGAAATTGACTCAAATGCAAGTCTAAGCAACGAAAGTATTTCACATATGAGTCCATTTCCAAATAGTGATTCTATGTGTAATAGTTTCAGAAAAAatgttaacaaaaaaaaatatataaatttacttgaaaatgttaacatatataaagataaaaaagaaaaagatgaTATGTATATAGATCAAACTTTGAACGACTCACATATTAATAAGTCTGTCGTTGAAAATtgcaataataatgataatggtaataataattattgtgGCTATATCTCAGGATATAGTAACAACTttattgatataaataaaccATGGAATAATAACCAGTCCTATATATATTCTTGTAGCTTAAAACATAACAAAACTGATAGCAACATTATATATCATgattataaagaaaatgaaatcgAATATATGCCCACAGAAACaaaattacataataataactCATCAtattataaagaaaatgacaTTATAAATTCTTCGATAAAATATGGAAATAATAGTTCTGATCAAGTTCATTCAAATTATTATCGAGATGATGAAAGTTCAGATACAAGTGAAAGTTTGtatgaagaagaaaaaatacaaaaaaaaaataatgaaacaaaaacaaaaacaaaaacaaaaaaatggtTGAGATATATTAGTAAAGAATCtgaaaaaatacataataaatttataaaaaaaaatataaacaaaattcaAGAACGATTTAATCTAAATAAATCACAACCAATTGAAAGTGACAActctttatataaatttcataaaaatggaaaaaataaatataaaattatcaataaaaaaaaacataaacaAATTGATagtataaatgataataattcaaaaacatcaaataataaatacacaGTAAAATCATATATTGAAAATACTCCCATAGGTATAATGCCATTAGGAACTGGAAATGATTTGTGTATTAGTTTAGGTTGGGGAggttcatatattaataatatatctttatatttaaataaaataaaacatagtaaaaataaattagtaGATGTATGgaatattaaagcatatgaTTTGAGTAATAACATTGTTCTAAATAatacttttattaattattttgatattgGGCTTATATCAAGATTAGCATTACATTTTGATAATATACGAAAACAATTCccacatttttttaacagTAGATTaggtaataaaatattatatggaGAAATTGGATTCAGagatttttgttttaatacatataaatataaacttAATAAACATATCAAATTATATTGTGATGGAAAAAGAGTTAAAATAAATCATGACTTGGAAAGTATATgctttataaatataccatATATTTTAGGAGGCCATAATATATGGAAAGATGATAATTTACAATATTGCTATTATTCTGATATTGAAAAGGGAtattatgatgaaaatgaaaaagataaaataaaagacaataaaaaattaacaaaaaaagtgacaaaactgaaaaaaaaaaatatacacaatAAATCAACGAATGCACAAATACACACACACGACGAAAGTTgtgaaaattgtgaaaacTTACATACTCAATctttagaaaatataaataatcaaaGAGGAATATCTAAAAGCTGCTTATATAAATGCTGTGataaaatgaaagaaaatataaaacatatagaCGACGAAAATAACACAACagattatagtaatatatacaaaccacataaattatatctttataaacgtaaaaaaaattctcaAATGTACAAAAAACAACAAATCGATGATAAACTTATTGAAGTTTTtggaattaaaaatatatttcatttagtTCAAGTGCAATTAGGATTATCTGGCCCAGTAAAGTTATGCCAAGGGCATGaactttttattaaaataagtaaaaaatttattcaaaacaataaaatgtattttcAGTATGACGGAGAACCCGTTTTTCTTAAAATTTGCAAATTGCATTTCACACACAA ATGCCAATGTTTGTTTTTGTCTCCAAACTCACCCATTCTGTAA
- a CDS encoding peptidyl-prolyl cis-trans isomerase, putative, producing MGKHKHSKDKLYILQSEYRRDALIKKQIKSRNSTYLPFNYCCISLRPFSDPYCDEDGRLYDKKSVLEEMEKSKRNKNKPEIDIKNLIKVNFYKHDNEYICPITRKYFNKHTKIILNKKTGNTFSSEIFKLFPNKNEMFDPITHDTMNMLDLIVLQDPINNKNNMNDLHNKFVQKEKEKSQNIQENGAIMSILQEVKKKQMENNKLDANNNTDEDKHSKFKDDYKNEKKKKNIYLYSTNKDNDDNYIEDDSNSENEIKIKCENYSDNKLAQSVTSTIYNATYKNTFVYLSEAQVHDMIYTNVIKNKKNSYVRLITDVGMINIELYAYKSPKLCHNFLFLCEYKYYNKTDIFKRDKDIDIVFLGARKNNIHSAASGFYWRKKLKKYKLRKKIDDEKIINKFKEEINVNSDNDSDIGIKYLRYNDNRHVTETNSYGNIYMFKYYNQKYSNMFYISLSEDYTTNNPCIGKVVGGNDTLEKLKNLDTASMNDEHYTLNETIIYTNPFKDVIKEMKEDSKKKKMPEPPKEKPKTFIDDDIFVENKNDDIGKYIKWQNFKNNNKNTNCDESNQSKLNILKKENVSKPKQAKMDFSCW from the exons ATGGGTAAACATAAACATAGCAAAGATAAGTTATATATTCTGCAATCAGAATATAGAAGAGACGCATTAATAAAGAAACAAATCAAATCCAGAAATTCAACATATTTACCTTTTAATTATTG TTGTATAAGTTTGAGACCATTCAGTGACCCATATTGTGACGAAGATGGAAGACTTTACGATAAAAAAAGCGTTTTAGAAGAAATGGAAAAATccaaaagaaataaaaataaacctgaaattgatataaaaaatttaattaaagttaatttttataaacatgataatgaatatatatgtcCTATAacaagaaaatattttaataaacatacaaaaattatattaaataaaaaaactggAAATACATTCTCATCggaaatttttaaattatttccaaataaaaatgaaatgttCGATCCAATTACACATGATACCATGAATATGTTAGATCTAATTGTTTTACAAGatccaataaataataaaaataacatgaatgatttacataataaatttgttcaaaaagaaaaagaaaaaagtcAAAATATTCAAGAAAATGGAGCAATTATGAGTATATTACaagaagtaaaaaaaaaacaaatggaaaataataaattagatGCAAACAACAATACAGATGAAGATAAACATTCCAAATTTAAAgatgattataaaaatgaaaaaaaaaaaaaaaatatatatttatattcaacAAATAAAGATAATGACGATAATTATATTGAAGATGATAGTAATAGTGAAAAtgaaatcaaaataaaatgtgaaaatTATAGTGATAATAAATTAGCTCAAAGTGTTACATCaactatatataatgcaaCATACAAAAATACTTTTGTTTATCTTTCAGAAGCTCAAGTTCATGATATGATATATACcaatgttataaaaaataaaaaaaatagttatgTACGTTTAATAACTGATGTAGGTATGATTAATATTGAactatatgcatataaatcTCCAAAATTatgtcataattttttatttttatgtgaatacaaatattataataaaacagatatttttaaaagagACAAAGATATCGATATCGTTTTTTTGGGGGCacgtaaaaataatatacattcaGCAGCATCCGGATTTTATtggagaaaaaaattaaaaaaatataaattaagaaaaaaaatcgatgatgaaaaaattattaataagttcaaagaagaaataaatgtaaatagtGATAATGATAGTGATATAGGAATTAAATATTTGAgatataatgataatagaCATGTTACAGAAACTAATTCATatggtaatatatatatgtttaagtattataatcaaaaatattctaatatgttttatatatctCTATCAGAGGATTATACAACTAATAATCCATGTATTGGGAAAG TTGTCGGAGGAAATGATACATTagaaaagttaaaaaatttGGACACGGCCTCAATGAATGAT GAACATTACACCTTAAACGAAACGATCATATACACAAACCCATTTAAAGATGttataaaagaaatgaaagaagattcaaaaaaaaaaaaaatgccaGAGCCACCAAAGGAAAAACCCAAAACTTTCATTGATGATGATATTTTtgtggaaaataaaaatgacgatataggaaaatatataaaatggcagaattttaaaaacaataataaaaatacgaaTTGTGATGAATCAAATCAATcaaaattaaacatattaaaaaaggaaaatgtATCAAAGCCAAAACAAGCTAAGATGGATTTTTCATGTTGGtag